The following are encoded together in the Vigna angularis cultivar LongXiaoDou No.4 chromosome 9, ASM1680809v1, whole genome shotgun sequence genome:
- the LOC128193864 gene encoding uncharacterized protein LOC128193864 → MRPKKLSPKFVGPYQILRKIGPVEYELTLPPQLSNLHPVFHVSQLRKYIANPSHVLELEDIQLRPDRTLEMQPVRIVKSDTRYFKWKVVRMVKVVWNEKTGDTTWEVESAIRGLYPHLFLGKFPIFEDENFCS, encoded by the coding sequence atGCGACCAAAGAAATTATCCCCGAAGTTCGTCGGACCCTATCAAATACTGAGGAAGATTGGCCCAGTAGAGTACGAACTAACATTGCCTCCTCAACTGTCGAATCTTCACCCAGTTTTCCACGTTTCCCAACTTCGGAAGTATATAGCGAATCCATCACAtgtactggagttggaagacaTTCAGCTCCGTCCAGACCGAACGTTGGAGATGCAGCCGGTGCGCATTGTAAAGAGTGATACCAGATATTTCAAATGGAAAGTTGTCCGAATGGTGAAGGTAGTGTGGAATGAGAAGACGGGAGACACTACGTGGGAAGTCGAGAGCGCCATAAGGGGTTTGTACCCTCACTTATTCTTGGGTAAGTTTccaattttcgaggacgaaaatttttgtagttag